A part of Streptomyces sp. DSM 40750 genomic DNA contains:
- a CDS encoding aminoglycoside phosphotransferase family protein: MTQAPTPTADSVRRLVRSLLKNGEGRGGGPDVRPVAGDEARRTWWVGTRHVLRLTTDRHAVGRQLRELRLRDLVRPHIGVAVPVSVAAGEWSGGLTYTLDTRLPGGTAEDHDVSAVGEADLAALLTGLREVPLRQAETLGVPRLAPRSLEALRTAAGRAARVLAEADEFDAARLGQLTPASATQLTAPAAVLVHHGLTGDHLVVSADGRVRGVLDWTDAVIGDPAEDIAGLATAVGSPAAVRAATLAGYGARPCLRGLWLSRCDTVIALAEGVRGRAAAPLPVLRDRLRRTWEAILLERVTDLRGED, from the coding sequence ATGACCCAGGCACCGACACCCACCGCGGACAGCGTCCGCCGGCTGGTCCGTTCCCTGCTGAAGAACGGGGAGGGCCGGGGCGGCGGCCCCGATGTGCGGCCCGTCGCCGGGGACGAGGCGCGCCGCACCTGGTGGGTCGGCACCCGCCATGTGCTGCGCCTGACCACCGACCGGCACGCCGTCGGACGGCAGCTGCGCGAACTGCGGCTGCGGGACCTGGTCCGCCCGCACATCGGCGTCGCCGTCCCGGTGAGCGTCGCGGCCGGGGAGTGGTCCGGGGGCCTCACCTACACGCTCGACACGAGGCTGCCCGGCGGCACGGCGGAGGACCACGACGTGTCCGCCGTGGGCGAGGCCGATCTGGCGGCACTTCTCACGGGGCTGCGCGAGGTGCCGCTGCGGCAGGCCGAGACGCTCGGGGTGCCCCGGCTGGCCCCGCGCTCCCTTGAGGCGTTGCGTACGGCCGCCGGGCGCGCGGCGCGGGTCCTCGCCGAGGCCGACGAGTTCGACGCGGCTCGGCTCGGGCAGCTCACGCCCGCGAGCGCCACGCAGCTGACGGCGCCGGCCGCGGTCCTGGTCCACCACGGCCTCACCGGCGACCACCTCGTCGTCAGCGCCGACGGCCGGGTCCGTGGCGTCCTCGACTGGACCGACGCGGTCATCGGTGACCCCGCCGAGGACATCGCCGGCCTCGCCACGGCCGTCGGTTCCCCCGCCGCCGTCCGCGCCGCCACTCTCGCGGGCTACGGCGCCCGCCCCTGCCTGCGCGGCCTCTGGCTCTCCCGGTGCGACACGGTCATCGCCCTCGCGGAGGGGGTGCGGGGCCGAGCCGCCGCGCCACTCCCGGTCCTCCGGGACCGCCTGCGGCGCACCTGGGAGGCGATCCTGCTGGAGCGGGTGACGGATCTGCGGGGCGAGGACTGA